The proteins below are encoded in one region of Mycobacterium pseudokansasii:
- a CDS encoding acyl-CoA dehydrogenase family protein, producing the protein MGSAIKYQRTLFEPEHDLFRESYRAFLDRHVAPYHDEWEKAKIVDRGVWQEAGKQGFLGMAVPEEYGGGGNPDFRYNTIITEETSAGRYSGIGFGLHNDVVAPYLLALTTEEQKQRWLPKFCSGELITAIAMTEPGTGSDLQGIKTRAVKHGDHYVLNGSKTFITNGINSDLVIVVAQTDPEKGAQGFSLLVVERGMPGFERGRHLDKIGLDAQDTAELSFTDVKVPAENLLGEEGMGFIYLMQNLPQERISIAIMAAAGMEAVLEQTLQYVRERKAFGKPIGSFQNNRFVLAELATEATVVRIMVDEFIALHLEGKLTVEQAAMAKWYSTEKQVYLNDRCLQLHGGYGYMREYPVARAYLDARVQTIYGGTTEIMKEIIGRGLGV; encoded by the coding sequence ATGGGCAGTGCCATCAAATACCAGCGCACGCTTTTCGAACCCGAGCACGACTTGTTTCGCGAGTCCTACCGGGCCTTTCTGGATCGCCACGTGGCGCCTTACCACGATGAATGGGAAAAGGCCAAGATCGTCGATCGTGGGGTGTGGCAGGAGGCCGGCAAACAGGGTTTCCTCGGCATGGCGGTGCCCGAGGAGTACGGCGGCGGCGGTAACCCGGACTTCCGGTACAACACGATCATCACCGAGGAGACCAGCGCCGGACGCTACAGCGGCATCGGCTTCGGGCTGCACAACGACGTCGTGGCCCCCTATCTGCTGGCGCTGACGACCGAAGAGCAGAAGCAGCGCTGGTTGCCGAAATTCTGCAGCGGCGAGTTGATCACGGCGATCGCGATGACCGAGCCGGGAACCGGTAGTGACCTGCAGGGCATCAAGACTCGCGCGGTCAAGCACGGCGATCACTACGTGCTGAACGGCTCGAAGACATTCATCACCAACGGGATCAACTCCGACCTGGTGATCGTGGTCGCCCAGACCGACCCCGAGAAAGGCGCGCAGGGGTTTTCGCTGCTCGTGGTCGAGCGCGGGATGCCGGGGTTCGAACGCGGCCGCCATCTGGACAAGATCGGGTTGGACGCGCAAGACACCGCCGAACTGTCGTTCACCGATGTGAAAGTTCCGGCCGAGAATCTTCTCGGCGAAGAAGGCATGGGATTCATCTATCTGATGCAGAACCTGCCGCAGGAACGCATCTCGATCGCGATCATGGCGGCCGCCGGAATGGAGGCCGTGCTGGAGCAGACACTCCAATACGTCAGGGAACGCAAGGCTTTCGGCAAACCGATCGGCAGCTTCCAGAACAACCGGTTCGTGCTGGCCGAGCTGGCCACCGAGGCCACCGTGGTGCGGATCATGGTCGACGAGTTCATCGCCCTGCACCTCGAAGGCAAGCTGACGGTCGAGCAGGCCGCCATGGCCAAGTGGTATTCCACCGAGAAGCAGGTGTACTTGAACGACCGTTGTCTGCAGCTGCACGGCGGTTACGGCTACATGCGCGAATACCCGGTCGCCCGCGCCTATCTCGATGCGCGGGTGCAGACCATTTACGGCGGCACCACCGAAATCATGAAGGAGATCATCGGCCGCGGTCTGGGTGTCTAG
- the hflX gene encoding GTPase HflX produces MTYPKFPHQDPLEPSTGELALEDRSALRRVAGLSTELADISEVEYRQLRLERVVLVGVWTAGSAADAEASMAELAALAETAGSQVLEGIIQRRDRPDPSTYIGSGKAAELREIVVATGADTVICDGELSPAQLTALEKAVKVKVIDRTALILDIFAQHATSREGKAQVSLAQMEYMLPRLRGWGESMSRQAGGRAGGSGGGVGLRGPGETKIETDRRRIRERMAKLRRDIKDMKQARDTRRSRRVRSDLPSIAIVGYTNAGKSSLLNALTGAGVLVQDALFATLEPTSRRAEFSGGSGRPDRFVLTDTVGFVRHLPTQLVEAFRSTLEEVVDADLLVHVVDGADVNPLAQINAVRQVISDVIADHGADGKDPPQELLVVNKVDAASDLALAKLRHALPGAVFVSARTGDGIDALRRRMAELAVPADAAVDVVIPYDRGDLVARLHSDGRVQYEEHGAHGTRIKARVPVTLAGRLQEFAFR; encoded by the coding sequence ATGACATATCCCAAATTTCCCCATCAAGATCCGTTGGAGCCCAGCACCGGCGAACTTGCCCTCGAGGACAGGTCGGCGCTGCGCCGGGTCGCAGGGTTGTCGACCGAGTTGGCCGACATCTCCGAGGTCGAGTACCGCCAGCTGCGCCTGGAGCGCGTGGTGTTGGTGGGCGTCTGGACCGCGGGTAGCGCCGCCGACGCCGAGGCCAGCATGGCTGAGTTGGCCGCGCTTGCGGAAACCGCCGGCTCCCAGGTACTGGAAGGGATCATCCAGCGCCGGGACCGCCCGGACCCGTCGACCTATATCGGCTCCGGCAAGGCGGCCGAACTCCGCGAGATCGTCGTGGCGACCGGAGCCGATACCGTTATCTGCGACGGAGAGCTTTCTCCTGCCCAGCTGACCGCGCTGGAGAAGGCGGTCAAGGTCAAGGTGATCGACCGCACCGCGCTGATCCTCGACATCTTCGCCCAGCACGCCACCAGCCGGGAGGGCAAGGCCCAGGTGTCGTTGGCCCAGATGGAGTACATGCTGCCGCGGCTTCGGGGCTGGGGCGAGTCGATGTCGCGGCAGGCCGGTGGCCGCGCCGGCGGCAGCGGCGGCGGAGTGGGTCTGCGTGGTCCCGGTGAAACCAAGATCGAGACCGATCGTCGCCGCATCCGCGAGCGGATGGCCAAGCTGCGACGCGACATCAAGGACATGAAGCAGGCCCGCGACACTCGGCGCAGCCGTCGGGTCCGCAGCGACCTGCCGTCGATCGCCATCGTGGGCTACACCAATGCCGGCAAGTCCAGCCTGCTCAACGCGCTGACCGGAGCCGGGGTGCTGGTGCAGGACGCGCTGTTCGCGACGCTGGAACCCACCAGCCGGCGCGCGGAGTTCTCGGGCGGTTCGGGCCGGCCGGACCGTTTCGTGCTCACCGACACCGTCGGGTTCGTCCGGCATCTGCCCACCCAGCTGGTGGAAGCGTTCCGCTCCACCTTGGAAGAGGTCGTCGACGCGGATCTGCTGGTGCATGTCGTCGATGGCGCTGACGTGAACCCGCTGGCCCAGATCAACGCGGTGCGTCAGGTGATCTCCGACGTGATCGCCGACCACGGGGCTGACGGCAAGGACCCGCCGCAGGAACTGCTGGTGGTCAACAAGGTCGACGCCGCCAGCGACCTGGCGTTGGCCAAACTGCGTCACGCGCTGCCCGGCGCGGTATTCGTCTCGGCCCGCACGGGAGATGGCATCGATGCGCTTCGACGGCGGATGGCCGAGCTGGCCGTTCCCGCCGATGCCGCCGTGGACGTCGTGATCCCCTACGACCGTGGCGATCTGGTGGCCCGCCTGCACTCCGACGGGCGCGTGCAGTACGAGGAGCACGGCGCCCACGGCACCCGGATCAAGGCGCGGGTTCCGGTGACGTTGGCCGGGCGCCTGCAGGAGTTCGCCTTCCGCTGA
- the miaA gene encoding tRNA (adenosine(37)-N6)-dimethylallyltransferase MiaA, with amino-acid sequence MRPLAIIGPTGTGKSQLALDLADRLTGEVGAEIVNADAMQLYRGMDIGTAKLSLEDRRGIPHHQLDVLDVTQTATVARYQQAAAADIADILGRGALPIVVGGSMLYVQSLLDDWTFPATDPSVRARWEQRLAEVGVGVLHAELARRDPAAAAVILPTDARRTVRALEVMELTGQPFAASAPRIREPRWGAVIVGLDCATTILDERLQHRTDAMFEQGLVAEVRALLGEGLRDGVTAARALGYAQVIAALDAGGTAAQLRDAREQTYVGTRRYVRRQRSWFRRDHRVRWLDVNSADSLVDHAIRAWRDVP; translated from the coding sequence ATGAGGCCGCTGGCGATCATCGGGCCGACGGGGACCGGCAAATCGCAGCTGGCGCTCGATCTCGCCGACCGGCTCACCGGCGAGGTGGGCGCGGAAATCGTCAACGCCGACGCTATGCAGCTCTACCGCGGCATGGACATCGGGACCGCGAAGCTATCCCTCGAAGACCGCCGCGGCATCCCGCATCATCAACTCGACGTCCTCGACGTCACCCAAACGGCGACCGTCGCGCGCTACCAACAGGCCGCCGCAGCCGACATCGCGGACATCCTGGGCAGGGGTGCGCTGCCGATCGTGGTGGGCGGCTCGATGCTCTATGTCCAGTCGCTGCTCGACGACTGGACGTTTCCGGCCACCGACCCCTCGGTGCGAGCGCGATGGGAACAGCGCCTTGCCGAAGTCGGGGTGGGCGTGCTGCACGCCGAGTTGGCTCGCCGCGACCCGGCCGCGGCCGCGGTGATCCTGCCGACCGATGCGCGCCGAACCGTGCGGGCGCTCGAGGTGATGGAACTCACCGGGCAGCCGTTCGCCGCGTCCGCGCCGCGCATCCGGGAGCCCCGGTGGGGCGCCGTTATAGTCGGATTAGACTGTGCCACAACGATTCTCGATGAGAGATTACAGCACCGAACCGACGCGATGTTCGAACAGGGCCTGGTTGCCGAAGTTCGCGCGCTGCTCGGTGAGGGCCTGCGGGACGGCGTCACGGCAGCACGGGCGCTGGGTTATGCCCAGGTGATCGCGGCGCTGGACGCCGGCGGGACCGCTGCCCAGCTGCGTGACGCGCGCGAGCAGACCTACGTGGGCACCCGTCGCTACGTGCGACGGCAGCGGTCCTGGTTCCGCCGCGACCACCGGGTGCGCTGGCTGGATGTCAACTCGGCTGACAGCCTGGTCGACCACGCGATCCGCGCCTGGCGGGACGTACCCTGA
- the dapF gene encoding diaminopimelate epimerase, which produces MMFAKGHGTENDFVLLPDIKAQLSLGAGQIAALCDRRRGLGADGVLRVTTADAAVVAGVLDRLPDGVGAADWYMDYRNADGSVAQMCGNGVRVFAHYLRASGLERRDEFVVGSLAGPRPVTVHSVDATNADVTVDMGKANRIGTGTAVVGGRRFRGLAVDVGNPHLACLDPRLTGAELAALDVAAPVSFDPEQFPDGVNVEVLTAPVGGVLSMRVHERGVGETRSCGTGTVAAAVAALAGAGDETGTLTVRVPGGVVTVTVTDATSFLRGPSVLVAKGEVSGEWWRAQQR; this is translated from the coding sequence GTGATGTTCGCCAAGGGCCACGGCACCGAGAACGACTTCGTACTGTTGCCCGACATCAAGGCGCAGCTGTCGCTCGGCGCCGGCCAGATTGCCGCCTTGTGTGACCGCCGCCGGGGACTGGGCGCCGACGGGGTGCTGCGGGTCACTACCGCCGACGCCGCGGTGGTGGCCGGTGTGCTCGACCGGCTACCTGACGGCGTCGGTGCGGCCGACTGGTACATGGACTACCGCAATGCGGACGGGTCGGTAGCGCAGATGTGCGGCAACGGCGTGCGGGTGTTCGCCCACTACCTGCGTGCCAGTGGTCTGGAGCGCCGGGACGAGTTCGTCGTCGGATCATTGGCCGGCCCGCGGCCGGTCACCGTACACAGCGTCGATGCGACCAACGCCGACGTCACCGTCGATATGGGCAAGGCCAACCGGATCGGCACGGGGACCGCCGTCGTCGGGGGTCGCCGGTTTCGCGGCCTGGCCGTCGACGTGGGCAATCCCCACCTGGCGTGCCTCGACCCCCGGTTGACCGGTGCGGAACTCGCGGCTTTGGACGTTGCGGCGCCGGTGAGTTTCGACCCGGAGCAGTTCCCCGACGGGGTCAACGTCGAGGTGTTGACGGCTCCGGTCGGCGGCGTGCTCAGCATGCGGGTCCATGAGCGAGGGGTGGGTGAGACCCGTTCGTGCGGCACCGGGACGGTCGCAGCCGCCGTCGCCGCGCTGGCCGGCGCCGGGGACGAGACCGGCACGCTCACCGTGCGGGTGCCCGGCGGAGTTGTCACGGTGACCGTCACCGATGCCACCAGCTTCCTGCGTGGGCCGTCGGTGCTGGTGGCCAAGGGTGAGGTCAGCGGGGAATGGTGGCGCGCCCAACAGCGTTAA
- a CDS encoding serine/threonine-protein kinase: MSASTRGSRVGTRFGPYYLKRLLGTGGMGEVYEAVDTVRQRVVALKLMSESLSHDPVFRMRMQREARNAGRLQEPHVVPIHDYGEIDGQLYLDMRLIEGTHLALLLERFGPVTPPWAVALVHQVASALDAAHAAGVMHRDVKPENILVTRDDFVYLVDFGIASAATDEKLTQLGSAVGTWRYMAPERFSDAEVTHRADIYSLTCVLHECLTGTPPYRADSAGMLITAHLMAPIPRPSQLRPGIPAAFDAVIARGMAKRPEDRYASAGDLALAAHQALSGPHQAQEFRILKRSEEAGGLYGDVLAEGITGVTYGSLSTSTPSAPTPVAATPQPDLDVSAPLPLPSLPTSEVNVSSSNPEASSWPGVASTPPPQPPPPPSPPPQPSPSPPPQKTDATAPSGRHEPSLSGRLRNPWILLATAALAVLLVFAAQGIWLTVRPNTASGPRTVTASPSPTSPASTASADALARLLSLLPLGYAPGTCRPFLPPKDALARVICDKNVDAGGPSRAIYTLFGETATLRQFFDGLLRTDIMVNCPGESKSPTGWHRPESPQVGGMVFCAVQESSPTVVWTNEAQLMIFLAQGDPEGPNLDQLYAWWKKHW, from the coding sequence ATGAGTGCCTCCACGCGAGGTTCGCGAGTGGGTACCCGGTTCGGGCCCTACTACCTCAAGCGGCTGCTGGGTACCGGTGGGATGGGCGAGGTTTACGAGGCCGTCGACACCGTCAGGCAGCGGGTGGTGGCGCTGAAGCTGATGTCGGAGTCGCTGAGCCACGATCCGGTGTTCCGCATGCGGATGCAGCGCGAAGCCCGCAACGCCGGCAGGCTGCAGGAACCGCACGTGGTGCCCATCCACGATTACGGGGAAATCGACGGGCAACTGTACTTGGACATGCGCTTGATCGAGGGCACCCACCTGGCGCTGCTGCTGGAACGGTTCGGCCCGGTCACACCGCCGTGGGCGGTGGCCCTGGTGCATCAGGTGGCTTCGGCGTTGGACGCCGCCCATGCGGCCGGGGTGATGCACCGCGATGTCAAGCCGGAAAACATCCTGGTCACCCGCGACGACTTCGTGTACCTGGTGGACTTCGGGATCGCCAGCGCGGCAACCGACGAGAAGCTGACCCAACTCGGCAGCGCGGTAGGAACCTGGCGGTATATGGCCCCGGAACGATTTTCCGATGCCGAGGTGACGCACCGCGCCGACATCTATTCCTTGACCTGCGTGCTGCACGAGTGCTTGACCGGCACGCCGCCGTATCGGGCCGACAGCGCCGGCATGCTGATCACCGCCCACCTGATGGCCCCCATTCCGCGCCCCAGCCAGTTGCGCCCCGGGATCCCCGCCGCTTTCGACGCGGTGATCGCACGAGGGATGGCCAAACGGCCGGAGGACCGTTACGCAAGCGCGGGCGACTTGGCGCTGGCGGCTCATCAAGCGCTCAGTGGGCCACACCAAGCCCAGGAGTTTCGCATCCTCAAGCGCAGTGAGGAGGCCGGCGGCCTGTACGGCGACGTCCTGGCTGAAGGCATCACCGGCGTCACCTACGGGAGTCTTTCGACCTCCACCCCATCGGCGCCCACCCCGGTAGCGGCGACGCCGCAGCCGGACCTCGATGTGTCCGCGCCGCTGCCACTTCCGTCACTTCCGACGTCGGAGGTGAACGTTTCGTCGTCCAACCCGGAGGCCAGCTCCTGGCCCGGCGTGGCCAGCACCCCACCACCGCAACCACCACCACCGCCGTCGCCACCACCGCAGCCGTCGCCGTCGCCACCACCGCAAAAAACGGATGCCACAGCACCTTCCGGCCGGCACGAGCCGTCGCTTTCCGGGCGGCTGCGCAATCCGTGGATACTGCTGGCGACCGCCGCTCTGGCGGTACTGCTGGTGTTCGCGGCGCAGGGGATCTGGCTTACCGTTCGGCCGAACACGGCGTCGGGTCCGCGGACGGTCACTGCCTCACCGTCACCGACATCTCCCGCCTCGACGGCATCCGCAGACGCGTTGGCCCGGCTGCTCAGCCTGCTGCCGTTGGGGTACGCACCAGGCACCTGCAGGCCTTTTCTGCCGCCCAAAGACGCACTGGCCAGGGTCATCTGCGACAAGAACGTCGACGCCGGCGGACCATCCCGGGCGATTTACACATTGTTCGGGGAAACCGCCACCTTGCGCCAATTCTTCGACGGACTGCTGCGAACCGACATCATGGTCAACTGTCCCGGGGAATCCAAGTCGCCGACGGGTTGGCATCGCCCCGAGAGCCCACAAGTCGGCGGCATGGTCTTCTGCGCGGTCCAGGAAAGCAGTCCGACCGTGGTATGGACCAACGAGGCCCAACTGATGATCTTCCTCGCCCAGGGGGATCCCGAGGGACCCAACCTCGACCAGCTCTACGCCTGGTGGAAAAAGCACTGGTGA
- a CDS encoding DMT family transporter, with translation MSKVEVAALIALCAALASAVGDVIRQRSAQEITDKQVGHLRLFGLSLRDRRWWLGGAAAVLNYSLQALALAWASVMLVTALQVTALLFALPIYARFAHHRITRWEWMWAVALAAALAVVIIVGDPAAGHQRAPLHTWVIVGVVLGPILVSCVLAARLCVGRPQAAVLLAVVSGASLALFAVLTKGVVEVAEDGLGAVLRAPEFYPWLLAALAGMIFQQSAFRAGALTASLPTITVAKPVVAAVLGVTVLGETLEAGGPEAIVLVLAVVAVIAATVALARGEAATMVAQTGRDRILATPPTSSAKRDASLGQIADPVVVVDGPVWGSSSV, from the coding sequence ATGTCCAAGGTTGAGGTTGCCGCGCTGATCGCATTGTGCGCGGCGCTGGCATCGGCGGTGGGCGACGTAATTCGCCAACGATCCGCCCAGGAGATCACCGACAAGCAGGTAGGTCACCTCAGGCTGTTCGGCCTGTCGCTCCGCGACCGCCGGTGGTGGCTGGGCGGCGCGGCCGCGGTTCTCAATTACAGCCTGCAGGCTTTGGCACTGGCGTGGGCGTCGGTGATGCTGGTGACCGCGTTGCAGGTGACCGCGCTGCTGTTCGCCCTGCCTATCTATGCGCGGTTCGCGCATCACCGGATCACCCGCTGGGAGTGGATGTGGGCGGTGGCCTTGGCGGCGGCGTTGGCGGTGGTCATCATCGTCGGGGACCCGGCGGCCGGCCACCAGCGCGCCCCGCTGCACACCTGGGTCATCGTCGGCGTGGTCCTGGGCCCGATTTTGGTGTCGTGCGTTCTCGCGGCCCGGTTGTGCGTCGGTCGCCCCCAAGCGGCGGTGTTGCTTGCGGTGGTGTCGGGTGCATCGCTGGCATTGTTCGCCGTACTGACCAAGGGAGTGGTCGAGGTTGCCGAAGACGGCCTGGGCGCGGTGCTGCGCGCACCGGAGTTCTATCCCTGGCTCTTGGCGGCATTGGCCGGCATGATTTTCCAGCAGTCCGCTTTTCGCGCTGGTGCGCTGACCGCCTCGCTACCCACGATCACCGTCGCCAAGCCCGTGGTGGCGGCGGTTCTGGGCGTTACCGTGCTCGGTGAAACCTTGGAAGCCGGCGGCCCGGAGGCGATTGTGCTGGTGCTCGCGGTGGTGGCGGTGATCGCGGCGACCGTGGCGCTGGCCCGTGGCGAGGCCGCGACCATGGTTGCTCAGACCGGGCGCGACAGGATACTGGCAACGCCGCCGACGTCGTCGGCCAAGCGCGATGCAAGCCTTGGTCAGATAGCCGATCCCGTCGTGGTCGTCGACGGTCCGGTCTGGGGATCCTCCTCCGTGTAA
- a CDS encoding DMT family transporter, which produces MANVEFATLLALGAALLAGVGYVTLQRSAQQVTDEEVGHFTLFHLSLRHTLWWLGSLAALGSFGLQAVALTMGSVVLVQSLQATALLFALPIDARMAHHRCTAREWMWAVLLAGAVAVIVLAGDPTAGHARAPLSDWAVVAIVIVPVVLLCVVGARMWPGPAAAVLLALASSAALAVFTVLTKGVVAALAHGFEAMFRTPEFYGWMLVLPIGLMLQQSSLRAGSLTASLPTITVARPVIASVLGITVLDEVVHSGEGQLLTLAVAVAVVVVATVALARDEAAMMAAPVGDLKVPGQLAVP; this is translated from the coding sequence TTGGCCAACGTCGAGTTCGCGACGTTGCTCGCGCTGGGCGCTGCCTTGCTGGCCGGCGTCGGATATGTGACCCTTCAGCGGTCCGCTCAGCAGGTCACCGACGAGGAAGTCGGCCACTTCACGCTGTTCCATCTCTCGCTGCGCCACACCCTGTGGTGGCTGGGTAGCCTGGCCGCCTTGGGCAGTTTCGGTCTGCAGGCGGTGGCACTGACCATGGGGTCGGTGGTGTTGGTGCAGTCCCTGCAGGCTACGGCGTTGCTGTTCGCCTTGCCGATCGACGCTCGGATGGCCCACCACCGGTGCACCGCCAGGGAGTGGATGTGGGCGGTGTTGCTGGCCGGCGCGGTGGCCGTCATTGTTCTGGCGGGCGATCCGACGGCGGGCCACGCCCGTGCTCCGCTGTCGGACTGGGCAGTGGTCGCGATCGTGATCGTTCCGGTGGTGCTGCTGTGTGTGGTCGGCGCGCGTATGTGGCCGGGTCCGGCGGCGGCGGTGTTGCTGGCGCTTGCGTCGTCGGCGGCTTTGGCGGTGTTCACCGTGCTGACCAAGGGAGTTGTCGCCGCACTTGCGCACGGGTTCGAGGCGATGTTTCGGACTCCCGAGTTCTATGGCTGGATGTTGGTCCTGCCGATCGGGCTGATGCTGCAGCAATCGTCGCTGAGGGCGGGTTCGCTGACGGCATCACTGCCGACGATCACGGTGGCCAGACCGGTGATCGCGTCAGTGCTGGGAATCACCGTGCTCGACGAGGTGGTCCACTCGGGTGAGGGGCAGCTGCTCACGCTGGCCGTTGCGGTGGCGGTGGTGGTTGTCGCGACGGTGGCGCTGGCCCGCGACGAGGCGGCCATGATGGCTGCACCGGTCGGTGATCTGAAGGTGCCAGGCCAGCTTGCGGTCCCGTAA
- a CDS encoding TerC/Alx family metal homeostasis membrane protein: MGVSVVVWVLTIVMITALMLVDYVFHVRHTHGPTLRESALWSAMFIGIAVLFGVAVAVFGSAAMGIEYFASYLSNEALSVDNLFVFLVIISSFGVPRVAQQKVLLFGIAFALVARTGFILLGAALIDNFNWAFYAFGLGLLVMAGNLAKPEQPETRNDNLILRLANRFLRTSPDYNGDRLFVVENGKRVMTPLLLVMIAIGGSDVLFAFDSVPALFGLTQNVYLVFAATAFSLLGLRQLYFLIDNLLDRLIYLSYGLAAILGFIGVKLMLEALHDNNIPFINDGRPVPIVEITTATSLTVIVAVLFITTLASLFSARGRRQNAVARARRHALEYLDLHYEADPAEREKIFVALLAAEHEIDSLSTRYRAPTKQEQELTALLQRAHEAHKAHG, translated from the coding sequence ATGGGTGTTTCCGTAGTTGTCTGGGTCCTCACGATCGTCATGATCACGGCCCTCATGCTGGTGGATTACGTCTTCCACGTACGACATACGCATGGCCCGACGCTACGGGAGTCCGCGCTGTGGTCGGCGATGTTCATCGGCATCGCCGTGCTGTTCGGTGTCGCGGTGGCCGTCTTCGGCAGCGCTGCCATGGGAATCGAGTACTTCGCGAGCTACTTGAGCAACGAGGCACTGTCCGTCGACAACCTGTTCGTATTTCTGGTGATCATCAGCAGCTTCGGGGTTCCGCGGGTCGCTCAGCAGAAGGTGCTGTTGTTCGGTATTGCGTTCGCGCTCGTCGCGCGCACCGGGTTCATCCTGCTGGGGGCCGCGCTCATCGACAACTTCAACTGGGCGTTCTACGCGTTCGGCTTGGGTCTGCTGGTCATGGCGGGCAACCTCGCCAAACCGGAACAGCCCGAAACCCGCAATGACAACCTGATCCTGCGGCTTGCCAACCGATTCTTGCGGACATCCCCGGACTACAACGGCGACCGATTGTTCGTCGTCGAAAACGGCAAGCGGGTGATGACGCCGCTGCTGCTCGTCATGATCGCCATCGGCGGCAGTGACGTGCTGTTCGCGTTCGATTCCGTGCCGGCGCTGTTCGGACTGACCCAGAATGTCTACCTGGTGTTCGCCGCAACCGCTTTCTCGCTGTTGGGGCTGCGCCAGTTGTATTTCCTGATCGACAATCTGCTGGACCGGCTGATCTACCTGTCCTACGGGCTGGCCGCGATCCTGGGCTTCATCGGCGTGAAGCTGATGCTGGAAGCGTTGCACGACAACAACATTCCCTTCATCAACGACGGTCGACCGGTGCCGATCGTAGAGATCACGACGGCGACGTCGTTGACGGTGATCGTCGCCGTCCTGTTCATCACCACCCTGGCGTCGTTGTTCTCGGCCCGCGGGCGCAGGCAAAACGCCGTCGCCCGGGCACGCCGGCATGCCCTGGAATATCTCGACCTGCATTACGAGGCGGATCCGGCCGAACGCGAGAAGATCTTCGTGGCACTGCTGGCCGCCGAACACGAGATCGACTCACTCTCAACAAGGTATCGCGCACCGACCAAGCAGGAGCAAGAGTTGACGGCGCTGCTACAACGGGCGCACGAGGCGCACAAAGCCCACGGGTGA